The Thermoplasmata archaeon DNA window CCTTCGGTCAGCCCAAGGGAAAGGTCTCATCGCGCGGACGAGGCGACCCGCTCGAGCTCTTCCTTCTTCGCGATCGCGGAGCTTTGCATGTCGCCCTTGGCCGCCAGGAAGATCTCGTCCGCGAGGCACTCCTCGACGGGCTTGCGGTTCTTGAACGTCGCCTGGACCGCGCCGATCGTGATGTTTCGGAGGGCCATGTCGAGCCGCCGCGACGGCGAGATGTCCACGGCCCGCGGCACGGAGATGCCGCCGAACCGCAACCGCGTGATCTCCTCGCGGGGTGCCGCGTGCTCGAGCGCCTCGACGAGCACCTGCACGGGGTTCTTGTTCGCCTTCTTCTCGATAAGCTCGAAGGACGTGCGCACGACGCGATAGGCCTTGGACTTCTTTCCCGTGTAGACCTCGGTCCGCATCATGCCGTTGATCAGCCGCTCGACGATGTTCGCCTTCTGCTTCCCGAAGGGTTTGT harbors:
- a CDS encoding 30S ribosomal protein S7, with protein sequence MEPQNTGTPETPEPATPEPPAPPPQTPLPPPPEAATPSEPAPVETPTEEGEAPAEEKPKKAPKPKKRPPYEMKLFERYDITDIAVHDLGLAKYINLNPIVIPHTGGRWANKPFGKQKANIVERLINGMMRTEVYTGKKSKAYRVVRTSFELIEKKANKNPVQVLVEALEHAAPREEITRLRFGGISVPRAVDISPSRRLDMALRNITIGAVQATFKNRKPVEECLADEIFLAAKGDMQSSAIAKKEELERVASSAR